Genomic segment of Nevskiales bacterium:
CTCTGATCCGCGCCGACCTGCTCGAGTACGATCGCAGCAAGCCGCGTGGCGAGCAGAAGGTGGACTACTGGGAGGTGCAGAAAAAACTGGAGGAAATCCGCGCCAAGTACGAGAACGAGAACATCGAGGTCCACATCATCGGCTTCGCCAAGCTTCTGGGCGACGTGATCAATGGCCTGCTCGGCGTGTTCGCATTCTTTGCGCTGGCCTTCCTGGTTACCGTCGCCTTGCTGTACTGGTACACGCGCTCCTGGCGCATCACCGGCACGGCGCTGGTGGTGGCCATGCTGCCGGTGCTGTGGCTGATCGGCTGCCTGCCGCTGATCGGCTACGGCATCGACCCGATGTCGATCCTGGTGCCGTTCCTGATCTTTGCCATCGGCGTGTCACACGCGGTGCAGATGACCAGCGTCTGGCGCACCGAGGTGATGAGCGGCCTGGAGTCGGGCGAGGCTGCCAGCCGCGCCTTCTCGAGCCTGTTCATCCCGGGGACCACCGCACTGCTGACCGACGGCCTGGGTTTCGCCGTGATCATGCTGATCGACATCCCGATCGTGCACGAGCTGGGCATCACCGCCAGCCTGGGCATCCTGCTGATGATCATCACCAACAAGATGATCCTGCCGATCATCCTCAGCTACCTGACGCTGGAAGAATCCAGCAAGCGCCACTCCGAGAACGCGCTGTTCGACGAGGGTTCGCCGCTGCTCAGGATCGTGTCGGCCTGCGCCGAGAAGCGCGTGTCCTGGCTGGTGTTCGCCGGCACCCTCGTGCTGCTGGGCTTCGCCACTTGGCAGTCGCGCTTGCTGGTGGTCGGCGATTCCGGCACCGGCGTGCCCGAGCTGCACGAGGACTCGCGCTACAACATGGACAGCCGAGCCATCGCCAGCAGCTACAACATCGGCGTGGATCTGTTGACCGTCATCGTCGAGGCCAAGGACTTCCCCACCGACTCCTGCCTGCAGTACCCGGTGATCAACCTGATCGACCGCTTCGAGTTGTACATGCGCGGGGTGGAGGGCGTACAGTCGGTGACCAGCGTGGCTGGCATCGGCAAGCTGGTGATCGCCGCCTTCAACGAGGGTAACCCTCGCTGGCGGGCGTTGCCGCGCACCGAGGTCGGCCTGTCCACCGGTTCCAAGGCCTTCGACCCGAACCTAGGCTTCAATACCGAGGGCTGCCGCGCGATCCAGGTAATGATCTTCACCAAGGACCACGAGGGCGCGACCATCGCCCACATCGTCAAGGAGATCAAGAAGTTCATCGCCGAGAACCAGGTCGAAGGCGTGACCATGCGCCTGGCCAGCGGCAACGTGGGCGTGATGGCCGCGACCAACGAGGCGGTGGGCGCCGCAGAGCTGAAGATGCTGCTGTCGTTGTTCGCGGCGCTGGTGGTCTTCTGCCTGCTGTCGTTCCGTTCCTGGATCGCCACGCTGTGCGTGCTGGTGCCGCTGACGCTGGTCACGGTGATGTGCAACGGCCTGATGGCCTTTCTCGACATCGGCCTGAAGACTGCGACCCTGCCGGTGATCGCGCTGGGCGTCGGCGTGGGCGTGGACTACGGCCTGTACCTGTTCGAGCGCGTGCAGCACTACATGGCCGATCCCAAGGTGCAGTTCAAGGAAGCCTTCGTGAACAGCATGCGCGAGCGCGGCGCGGCCGCGGTGTTCACGGCCTTCACCATGTCCATTGGCGTGATGACCTGGACCATGTCGGCGCTCAAGTTCCAGGCCGACATGGGGCTGCTGCTGGCCTTCATGTTCCTGGTCAACGTGTTCGGCGCCATCTGCCTGTTGCCGGCGCTGGCCTGCTGGATCTACCGCCAGAAGGGCCGCGTCGCAACCGACATCTCGTAGCGAAACCCCGCCCCCCAGGGGCGGGGCCACCTTGCTCTTGCCCTGCCCCTCGATGGGGGAGGCTGGGGTGGGGGTGGGTGAAAATCCCTCTCACCCAAATGAGGCAGGCACCCCCCGTTCCGGGGCCGGTAAAGTCCTGAAATCCAGCGAAAGATT
This window contains:
- a CDS encoding efflux RND transporter permease subunit, which codes for MNEPNKASQGGQPGGLQALVDRWSHGLIRQRRKFALLFALITVLMAASASQVRLDPGFLKLIPTTHPYMQTMIEYMDEFSGANTILVNLRWKGKGDIYNEEFMLALQNATDDVFFIPGINRTRVNSLFTPNTYYIEITEDGFDGKPVVPAEFSRTPEQLAQVRSNVENSGQIGLLVANDLKGSLIRADLLEYDRSKPRGEQKVDYWEVQKKLEEIRAKYENENIEVHIIGFAKLLGDVINGLLGVFAFFALAFLVTVALLYWYTRSWRITGTALVVAMLPVLWLIGCLPLIGYGIDPMSILVPFLIFAIGVSHAVQMTSVWRTEVMSGLESGEAASRAFSSLFIPGTTALLTDGLGFAVIMLIDIPIVHELGITASLGILLMIITNKMILPIILSYLTLEESSKRHSENALFDEGSPLLRIVSACAEKRVSWLVFAGTLVLLGFATWQSRLLVVGDSGTGVPELHEDSRYNMDSRAIASSYNIGVDLLTVIVEAKDFPTDSCLQYPVINLIDRFELYMRGVEGVQSVTSVAGIGKLVIAAFNEGNPRWRALPRTEVGLSTGSKAFDPNLGFNTEGCRAIQVMIFTKDHEGATIAHIVKEIKKFIAENQVEGVTMRLASGNVGVMAATNEAVGAAELKMLLSLFAALVVFCLLSFRSWIATLCVLVPLTLVTVMCNGLMAFLDIGLKTATLPVIALGVGVGVDYGLYLFERVQHYMADPKVQFKEAFVNSMRERGAAAVFTAFTMSIGVMTWTMSALKFQADMGLLLAFMFLVNVFGAICLLPALACWIYRQKGRVATDIS